Proteins from a genomic interval of Ralstonia wenshanensis:
- a CDS encoding XkdW family protein: MLTHDELSFCISKQYPHLTHGVHFWVCHTVSRETGAQIEPARIAAWHAPEPEPTEQELQALVRKHGDAARTHIAARDARIERDRRLQEADALVYKAMDAADMEAMRLAGQYRQALRDVTSLPGFPFDFTWPNPPDAA; this comes from the coding sequence ATGCTCACGCACGACGAACTCAGCTTCTGTATCTCGAAACAGTATCCGCACCTCACCCACGGCGTTCACTTCTGGGTCTGCCACACCGTCTCCCGCGAGACCGGCGCCCAGATTGAACCCGCACGCATCGCCGCTTGGCACGCCCCGGAGCCGGAGCCCACCGAACAAGAGCTGCAGGCGCTTGTGCGCAAACATGGCGACGCAGCGCGCACCCACATTGCAGCGCGCGACGCACGCATCGAACGCGACCGGCGCCTGCAGGAGGCGGACGCGCTGGTCTACAAGGCGATGGACGCTGCCGACATGGAAGCCATGCGCCTGGCCGGCCAATACCGCCAGGCACTGCGCGACGTGACTTCGCTGCCCGGCTTCCCGTTTGACTTCACCTGGCCGAACCCGCCGGACGCCGCCTAA
- a CDS encoding phage late control D family protein codes for MTDNTAADLSPRPAYRIKVGDKDITGRFQGRLIGLTLTDNSGFEADQLDIELDDSDGKLDLPEKGVRLSLSLGWEGTGLVDKGTYKVDELEHTGPPDRLVIRARSADMDGGLTTRREDSYAGKTVAEVVQAIALRNKFTWLVGKKLAGQVITHVDQTGESDANFLSRLAKEFDAIATVKNGTLLFIPAGEPTSGSGLPLPTVSITRASGDTHTFSVADRENYNGVKAHYQDTRAGVRGEVVIDASNAVATKEQRTAKGKKKKKKQETVQANPNPDNVKVLRHTYASRSNAERAARAEWQKIQRGVATFNITLARGRAELFPSLHAKVSGWKPQIDGTGWSVGRVVHSVNDSGFTTALELEIVPEKLEDAGTP; via the coding sequence ATGACGGACAACACCGCTGCCGACCTGTCGCCCCGCCCCGCCTACCGCATCAAGGTGGGCGACAAAGACATCACAGGCCGCTTCCAGGGCCGGCTCATCGGGCTCACACTCACCGACAACAGCGGCTTCGAGGCAGACCAGCTCGACATCGAGCTGGACGACAGCGACGGCAAGCTCGACCTGCCCGAGAAAGGGGTACGCCTGTCGCTCTCGCTCGGCTGGGAAGGCACCGGCCTGGTCGACAAAGGCACCTACAAGGTCGACGAGCTGGAACACACCGGCCCGCCGGATCGGCTCGTCATTCGCGCCCGCAGCGCCGACATGGACGGCGGCCTCACCACCCGCCGCGAAGACTCCTACGCCGGCAAGACCGTCGCTGAAGTCGTCCAGGCCATCGCCCTGCGCAACAAGTTCACCTGGTTGGTCGGCAAGAAGCTGGCCGGCCAGGTCATCACCCACGTCGACCAGACCGGCGAGTCAGACGCCAACTTCCTCTCGCGCCTGGCGAAAGAGTTCGACGCCATTGCCACCGTCAAGAATGGCACGCTGCTGTTCATCCCCGCCGGCGAGCCGACCAGCGGGTCGGGCCTGCCGCTGCCCACCGTCAGCATCACCCGCGCATCCGGCGACACCCACACCTTCAGCGTTGCCGATCGGGAGAACTACAACGGCGTGAAAGCGCACTACCAGGACACACGCGCCGGCGTGCGCGGCGAGGTGGTCATCGATGCTTCCAACGCCGTGGCGACGAAGGAGCAGCGAACCGCCAAAGGGAAAAAGAAAAAGAAGAAGCAGGAGACAGTGCAGGCCAACCCGAACCCGGACAACGTGAAGGTGCTGCGGCACACGTACGCCTCACGGTCCAACGCCGAGCGGGCTGCGCGGGCCGAGTGGCAGAAGATTCAGCGCGGGGTGGCGACGTTCAACATTACGCTGGCGCGTGGGCGGGCGGAGCTGTTTCCCTCGCTGCATGCGAAGGTCAGCGGGTGGAAGCCGCAGATTGATGGAACGGGCTGGTCGGTCGGCCGTGTTGTGCACAGCGTGAACGACAGTGGTTTTACCACCGCGCTGGAACTGGAAATAGTGCCGGAAAAGCTGGAAGATGCTGGCACGCCATAG
- a CDS encoding phage major tail tube protein has protein sequence MALPRILKHFNVFADGNSHAGEVEEITLPKLTRKLEEYRAGGMNGPIDVDLGSEKLELETTYGGLMRDILKQYGTTTVDGALVRFAGAYQSEDTGAVDAVEITVRGRHTELEFGNAKAGGKEPFKVKSSLSYYKLTVNGEDWIEIDHVNFIERVFGVDRLAEQRKAIGL, from the coding sequence ATGGCACTCCCACGCATCCTCAAACACTTCAACGTCTTCGCTGACGGCAACTCGCACGCCGGCGAGGTTGAAGAAATCACCCTGCCCAAGCTCACCCGCAAGCTGGAGGAATACCGTGCCGGCGGCATGAATGGCCCCATCGATGTCGACCTCGGCAGCGAAAAGCTGGAGCTGGAAACCACCTACGGCGGCCTGATGCGCGACATCCTCAAGCAGTACGGCACCACCACGGTGGACGGCGCCCTGGTGCGCTTTGCCGGCGCGTACCAGTCCGAAGACACCGGCGCCGTTGATGCCGTGGAAATCACCGTGCGCGGCCGCCATACCGAACTTGAATTCGGCAACGCCAAGGCCGGCGGCAAAGAGCCCTTCAAGGTCAAGTCGTCGCTTTCCTACTACAAGCTCACCGTCAATGGCGAAGACTGGATCGAGATCGACCACGTCAACTTCATCGAGCGCGTGTTCGGCGTCGACCGCCTGGCCGAGCAGCGCAAGGCCATCGGCCTCTGA
- a CDS encoding GpE family phage tail protein, which produces MIFGFRLEELYAMSITELMEWRERARERSEAQE; this is translated from the coding sequence GTGATCTTTGGCTTCCGCCTGGAGGAGCTGTACGCAATGAGCATTACCGAGCTGATGGAGTGGCGCGAGCGCGCGCGTGAGCGCAGCGAGGCGCAGGAATGA
- a CDS encoding phage tail protein, whose protein sequence is MMMALDLFVFSLDTAPYSEFQRQVGWRHPSNNRVGRRPSYQFLGPDEETITLSGRLLPELTGGEWTLSALELMADSGDAYTLIEGTGHYYGQFVINNLDTTRTYFFQDGAARACDFTLKLTRVDDGLLSKVASVATGLLQ, encoded by the coding sequence ATGATGATGGCGCTCGACTTGTTCGTGTTCAGCCTGGACACGGCGCCCTACTCCGAATTTCAACGCCAGGTCGGCTGGCGCCACCCGAGCAACAACCGCGTCGGCCGGCGGCCGTCGTACCAATTTCTCGGGCCCGACGAGGAAACCATCACCCTATCCGGCAGGCTCCTGCCCGAACTCACGGGCGGCGAATGGACCCTCTCCGCCCTGGAGCTGATGGCCGACAGTGGCGACGCCTACACCCTCATCGAGGGCACCGGCCACTACTACGGCCAGTTCGTCATCAACAACCTGGACACCACCCGTACCTACTTCTTTCAGGACGGCGCCGCCCGCGCATGCGACTTCACCCTCAAGCTGACCCGCGTGGATGACGGCCTGCTCTCCAAGGTCGCCAGCGTTGCAACCGGCCTGCTGCAATGA
- a CDS encoding phage tail tape measure protein, producing MSDARRLRLEVVLQAVDKATRPLQRLLGANKDLARAVKQGRDQLSALNREQKRLDGFRELKSGIKESGIEMRNATAKAEALRKQLDTVQGGAARKKAIDEQLKSLRALEAQLDKATVAMNKRARLAGKTAYVDGERDAFLKLQEETGNTLRQINRLKAEQKALATQTPVNTEQLKKLSRQYKEAKATADKLTQAHRTKLGTFRQMRSELLEAGIRTKEFSRHEADLKARIDATKQALREKEAALTRMAERQRHLAAAQGQYQRGMANRNAMLGTGVSLMGAGAVTLAPVAKTVKDYVAFEDAMLGIARQVDGARDAGGKLTPVYYDMARQIKQLGTELPIPVTQIAEMVTAGARMEVPRHELIDYTRTVAMMATAFDAVPDEIAESMGKVAKNFRIPTNAIMGLADTINYLDDNAISKGNDIIDVLNRTSGVVSTVAMSAKDAAALGSTLLTLGERTETAGTAINAIIQKFAAADKGTKKFRSAVEEIGLTSAQVQRGMATDATGTLFRVIEAIKRLPEDKRIGVMVELVGLEHSDTLAKLVDKPDELQRQIGLANGNQAQGSMSREFSARQDTISAHWQRLQNRIFNTSSEGGGGLRATIIDLIDSTGRLLERFDTFAKNNPGLVSGLLKAAAAVGALLLAAGGLTLSMAAMHGPIVIARYGLRLLKTRAGRLASGFKLLKAGIGKVGTALKWIGRLALANPILATIAVIATAAFLIWDNWETLGPKIEGLWQDIKGACSSAWDGIKNTWNAFWQDMDALANDGTVNVNATLLKWSPITPIKAVFLAVWDFFVPEQFQQFGSNIIQGIIDGLFSKFPVLKDAVSKITGWFKSVFGDDTLAQAPAVKASQIDAALPKPAKAGATKLAAIGTAIAIGTAPAMAAPVSFDTRPAMTARSTGIAPAPAPITIHIHPPAGADPQAIARLVRDELRQIENQRAARQRSRLADRD from the coding sequence ATGAGCGACGCCCGCCGCCTTCGCCTGGAGGTTGTGCTGCAGGCAGTCGACAAGGCCACGCGCCCGCTGCAGCGGCTGCTGGGTGCCAACAAGGACCTGGCCCGCGCCGTCAAGCAAGGCCGTGACCAACTCTCGGCGCTCAACCGCGAGCAGAAGCGCCTGGACGGCTTCCGCGAGCTCAAAAGCGGCATCAAGGAAAGCGGCATTGAAATGCGCAACGCCACCGCCAAGGCGGAAGCGCTGCGCAAGCAGCTCGATACCGTCCAGGGCGGCGCTGCCCGCAAGAAGGCCATCGACGAGCAGCTCAAAAGCCTGCGGGCCTTGGAAGCGCAGTTGGACAAGGCCACCGTCGCCATGAACAAGCGCGCACGGCTGGCCGGGAAAACCGCCTACGTCGACGGCGAGCGTGACGCGTTCCTCAAGCTCCAGGAAGAGACCGGCAACACCCTCCGCCAGATCAACCGGCTCAAGGCAGAACAGAAGGCGCTCGCCACGCAAACGCCGGTCAACACCGAGCAGCTCAAGAAACTCAGCCGCCAGTACAAGGAAGCCAAGGCCACCGCCGACAAGCTGACGCAGGCCCACAGGACCAAGCTCGGCACGTTCCGGCAGATGCGCAGTGAGCTGCTTGAGGCCGGCATCCGTACCAAAGAATTCAGCCGGCACGAAGCGGACTTGAAAGCTCGTATCGACGCCACTAAACAGGCCCTACGGGAAAAGGAGGCTGCACTCACCCGCATGGCAGAGCGGCAGCGACACCTGGCCGCCGCGCAGGGGCAATATCAGCGTGGCATGGCAAACCGCAATGCCATGCTCGGCACCGGGGTCTCTCTCATGGGCGCAGGCGCCGTCACGCTCGCGCCGGTCGCAAAGACGGTCAAGGACTATGTCGCCTTTGAAGACGCCATGCTAGGCATTGCCCGGCAGGTGGATGGCGCACGCGACGCCGGCGGCAAGCTCACCCCCGTCTATTACGACATGGCCCGGCAGATCAAGCAGCTCGGCACCGAGCTGCCCATCCCTGTCACGCAGATCGCCGAGATGGTCACGGCCGGCGCACGCATGGAGGTCCCCCGGCACGAGCTGATCGACTACACCCGCACGGTCGCCATGATGGCCACGGCGTTTGATGCGGTGCCCGATGAGATTGCCGAAAGCATGGGCAAGGTCGCGAAGAACTTTCGCATCCCCACCAACGCCATCATGGGGCTGGCCGACACCATCAACTACCTGGACGACAACGCCATCAGCAAGGGCAACGACATCATCGACGTGCTCAACCGTACGTCTGGCGTCGTCTCCACCGTCGCCATGTCGGCCAAAGACGCTGCTGCGCTCGGCTCTACGCTGCTCACCCTGGGCGAACGTACAGAGACGGCCGGCACCGCCATCAACGCGATCATCCAGAAGTTTGCCGCTGCGGATAAAGGCACGAAGAAGTTCCGCTCTGCGGTCGAAGAGATCGGGCTGACCTCCGCACAGGTGCAGCGCGGCATGGCAACCGATGCCACCGGCACCCTCTTTCGCGTCATTGAAGCGATCAAACGCCTGCCAGAAGACAAGCGCATCGGCGTCATGGTCGAGCTGGTGGGCCTGGAGCACTCCGACACCCTCGCCAAACTGGTGGACAAGCCAGACGAGCTGCAGCGCCAGATCGGGCTGGCCAACGGCAACCAGGCGCAAGGCTCCATGTCGCGCGAGTTCTCCGCTCGGCAGGACACCATCTCCGCGCATTGGCAGCGCCTGCAGAACCGCATCTTCAACACCAGCAGTGAGGGCGGCGGCGGCCTGCGCGCCACCATCATCGATCTGATCGACAGCACCGGCCGGCTGCTGGAGCGCTTTGATACCTTCGCCAAGAACAACCCTGGCCTGGTCTCGGGCCTGCTCAAGGCGGCGGCTGCCGTCGGCGCCCTGCTGCTGGCCGCCGGCGGCCTGACGCTGTCGATGGCGGCCATGCATGGGCCAATCGTCATCGCTCGTTACGGGTTGCGCCTCTTGAAGACCCGCGCGGGCCGGCTTGCAAGCGGCTTCAAGCTGCTCAAGGCGGGTATCGGGAAAGTCGGTACCGCCCTGAAATGGATCGGCCGCCTTGCGCTGGCCAACCCCATTCTCGCCACCATCGCGGTCATTGCCACCGCGGCGTTTCTCATCTGGGACAACTGGGAAACGCTCGGGCCGAAAATTGAAGGTCTGTGGCAGGACATCAAGGGTGCCTGCTCCTCCGCTTGGGATGGGATAAAGAACACCTGGAACGCGTTCTGGCAGGACATGGACGCCCTCGCAAACGACGGCACCGTCAACGTCAACGCAACGTTGCTGAAGTGGTCGCCAATCACCCCCATCAAGGCCGTGTTCCTCGCTGTGTGGGATTTCTTCGTCCCAGAGCAATTCCAGCAGTTCGGCAGCAACATCATCCAGGGCATCATCGACGGGCTGTTCAGCAAGTTCCCCGTGCTCAAGGACGCTGTTAGCAAGATCACCGGATGGTTCAAGAGCGTGTTTGGCGACGACACCCTTGCACAGGCACCGGCTGTCAAAGCCAGCCAGATCGATGCCGCTCTGCCGAAGCCAGCCAAAGCGGGAGCCACCAAGCTGGCGGCCATCGGAACCGCCATTGCTATTGGCACAGCGCCCGCAATGGCGGCGCCTGTGTCATTCGATACGCGGCCGGCAATGACTGCCCGCAGCACCGGCATTGCGCCGGCACCGGCCCCCATCACCATCCACATCCACCCGCCCGCCGGCGCAGACCCGCAAGCCATCGCCCGCCTAGTGCGCGACGAGCTGCGCCAGATCGAAAACCAGCGAGCCGCCCGCCAGCGCTCGCGCCTTGCAGACAGGGACTGA
- a CDS encoding phage tail sheath protein — protein MPTDYHHGVRVIEINEGTRPIRTIETAVAGVVCTASDADAAAFPLDTPVLLTDVQGSVGKAGDKGTLARTLQAIADQTSPLTVVVRVAEGKAEGETTSNLIGTTNDQGRYTGMKALLAARNRFGVTPRILGAPGLDSLPVASELASIAQKLRAFAYVSAAGCNTKEDVVAYRQNFGARELMVLWPDFVGWDSAANAERTLWATARAVGLRAKIDNETGWHKTLSNVPVNGVTGLSRDVYWDLQNPATDAGYLNSHDVTTLVHQNGFRFWGSRTCSADKLFAFENYTRTAQVLADTMAEAHMWANDLPMTPTLVRDILAGVNAKLRSLVRNGYLLGGEAWFDPAANGKDTLKAGQLAIDYDYTPVPPLEDLTFRQRITDRYLMQFADAVNAA, from the coding sequence ATGCCCACCGACTACCACCACGGCGTCCGTGTCATCGAAATCAACGAAGGCACACGCCCCATCCGCACCATTGAAACCGCCGTCGCCGGCGTGGTGTGCACGGCCAGCGACGCGGATGCGGCCGCCTTCCCGCTCGACACCCCCGTGTTGCTCACCGACGTGCAAGGCAGCGTTGGCAAGGCCGGCGACAAGGGCACGCTCGCCCGCACGTTGCAGGCCATCGCAGACCAAACCAGCCCGCTGACCGTCGTCGTGCGCGTGGCTGAAGGCAAGGCCGAAGGCGAGACCACCAGCAACCTGATCGGCACCACCAACGACCAAGGCCGCTACACCGGCATGAAAGCGCTGCTCGCCGCGCGCAACCGCTTCGGCGTCACGCCGCGCATTCTCGGCGCGCCCGGGCTCGACTCCCTGCCCGTGGCATCCGAGCTGGCCAGCATCGCACAAAAGCTGCGCGCCTTCGCTTACGTCAGCGCCGCCGGCTGCAACACCAAGGAAGACGTCGTCGCCTACCGCCAGAACTTCGGCGCGCGCGAACTCATGGTGCTCTGGCCTGACTTTGTGGGCTGGGACAGCGCCGCCAACGCCGAGCGCACGCTCTGGGCCACCGCCCGCGCGGTCGGCCTGCGCGCCAAGATCGACAACGAGACCGGCTGGCACAAGACGCTCTCCAACGTGCCCGTCAACGGCGTCACAGGCCTTTCGCGCGACGTGTACTGGGATCTGCAGAACCCCGCCACCGACGCCGGCTACCTCAACTCGCACGACGTCACCACGCTCGTGCATCAGAACGGCTTCCGCTTCTGGGGCTCGCGCACCTGCAGCGCCGACAAGCTCTTCGCGTTCGAGAACTACACCCGCACGGCGCAGGTACTGGCCGACACCATGGCAGAAGCGCACATGTGGGCCAACGATCTGCCCATGACCCCGACCCTGGTGCGCGACATCCTGGCCGGCGTCAACGCCAAGCTGCGCAGCCTGGTGCGCAACGGCTACCTGCTCGGCGGCGAAGCCTGGTTCGACCCCGCCGCCAACGGCAAGGACACGCTCAAAGCTGGCCAGCTCGCCATCGACTACGACTACACGCCCGTCCCGCCGCTGGAAGACCTCACCTTCCGCCAGCGCATCACAGACCGCTACCTCATGCAGTTCGCCGACGCCGTCAACGCGGCCTGA
- a CDS encoding phage tail assembly protein, giving the protein MEQLTTNITLDTPIKRGDQVISVLTLRKPGSGELRGVSLMDLMRMDVSALHTVLPRITAPTLTTADVSKLDLADLVKIATEVTGFLLSKQDREDAFLTESKTPPQTLQ; this is encoded by the coding sequence ATGGAACAACTCACCACCAACATCACCCTCGACACCCCCATCAAGCGCGGCGACCAGGTCATCAGCGTGCTGACGCTGCGCAAGCCTGGCAGCGGCGAGCTGCGCGGCGTCAGCCTCATGGACCTCATGCGCATGGATGTCTCCGCCCTGCATACCGTCCTACCGCGCATCACCGCGCCCACGCTCACCACCGCAGACGTGAGCAAGCTCGACCTGGCCGACCTGGTCAAGATCGCCACCGAAGTGACAGGTTTTTTGCTCTCGAAGCAGGATCGGGAAGACGCCTTCCTGACCGAATCGAAAACGCCGCCGCAGACGTTGCAGTGA